The Aliiroseovarius pelagivivens genome contains a region encoding:
- a CDS encoding DUF779 domain-containing protein, translating into MVEKVEKVVVTEAALTLLEEIRAEHGDVVFKISAGCCDGTGPMCFREADVMIGVNDIKLGDVDKAGIWAAPSIADLWKNSQMILDAGPGSGAGFSLDNGRTTHFLTRSRILHLDE; encoded by the coding sequence ATGGTGGAAAAAGTGGAAAAAGTTGTCGTGACCGAAGCCGCGTTGACGCTGCTTGAAGAAATTCGAGCCGAACACGGCGACGTTGTTTTTAAGATCTCTGCCGGGTGCTGTGATGGCACCGGGCCCATGTGTTTTCGCGAAGCCGACGTCATGATTGGTGTGAACGACATCAAACTGGGCGACGTTGATAAGGCTGGTATCTGGGCCGCCCCATCTATCGCGGATCTTTGGAAGAACTCTCAAATGATCCTGGATGCCGGACCCGGAAGCGGTGCGGGGTTTAGCTTGGACAATGGCCGAACAACTCACTTTTTAACGCGGTCGCGTATCCTGCATCTTGATGAATAG
- a CDS encoding pyridoxamine 5'-phosphate oxidase family protein, with the protein MENYADLMFRGQVAEIQKAEGCHGIHKANYQRRTQAALSEDDMAFIQTRQSFYIASVNPDGWPYIQHRGGPVGFLKVLSPTRIACLDYVGNRQFITMGHVAEDPRVSLFLMDYMRRARMKLQGNATLVRLADADPAVLEQLPTEGTPAERLLIVDVVAMDWNCPKYIPPFVPIDVANAATENYAAELQAENNALKAELAALKSSGH; encoded by the coding sequence ATGGAAAACTACGCAGACCTGATGTTTCGTGGGCAAGTTGCCGAGATACAGAAGGCTGAAGGATGCCACGGCATTCACAAGGCCAATTATCAACGGCGCACACAGGCAGCGCTCAGCGAGGATGACATGGCCTTCATCCAGACGCGTCAAAGCTTCTACATCGCCAGCGTGAATCCTGACGGCTGGCCCTATATCCAGCATCGGGGTGGTCCGGTCGGCTTTCTGAAAGTGCTTAGCCCGACCCGGATTGCCTGTCTCGACTATGTTGGCAATCGACAGTTCATCACCATGGGACATGTTGCAGAAGATCCGCGTGTCTCGTTGTTCTTGATGGACTATATGCGCCGCGCGCGCATGAAGCTGCAGGGAAACGCAACGCTGGTGCGGCTTGCGGATGCCGATCCGGCGGTTCTAGAGCAGCTTCCGACCGAAGGAACGCCGGCTGAACGGTTATTAATTGTCGATGTTGTTGCGATGGACTGGAACTGTCCGAAATACATCCCGCCCTTTGTGCCCATCGACGTTGCGAATGCCGCAACCGAAAACTATGCGGCCGAGCTTCAGGCAGAAAACAATGCCCTGAAAGCTGAGCTTGCGGCCCTGAAATCAAGCGGCCACTAG
- a CDS encoding c-type cytochrome, protein MKHLARTFSILCLAVCASPALAETTFEKIKIEAGEKLYNSECRKCHASDASGASYGPPLENIVGRGAGMVQDYDYSTSLEASGIVWTPAALRAWMEDNDGFMPGTKMRHVGINDRTVQDFIIAYLSSITTQDNSAISE, encoded by the coding sequence ATGAAACATCTCGCCCGCACTTTCAGCATCCTTTGCCTTGCTGTCTGCGCTTCACCCGCCTTGGCTGAAACCACCTTTGAAAAGATCAAGATCGAGGCCGGCGAAAAGCTGTACAACTCGGAATGCCGCAAGTGTCATGCGTCGGACGCTTCGGGTGCCAGCTATGGCCCACCGCTTGAGAACATCGTCGGACGCGGCGCTGGTATGGTTCAGGACTATGACTATTCGACCAGCCTAGAGGCCTCTGGCATTGTGTGGACCCCCGCTGCGTTACGTGCGTGGATGGAGGACAATGACGGTTTCATGCCCGGCACCAAGATGCGCCATGTTGGGATCAATGACCGCACCGTTCAGGATTTCATCATTGCCTATTTGTCGAGCATCACAACTCAGGACAACTCGGCGATTTCCGAATGA